Part of the Bdellovibrionales bacterium genome is shown below.
GCGATATGCGGGGAGGAGACACTTTTGGGCCGAGTATTTCACACCTATAAAAATATTGATTGCGTAATTCATTGTGCTGGATTGAAGTCAGTTAGTGAATCATCAAAATCGCC
Proteins encoded:
- a CDS encoding NAD-dependent epimerase/dehydratase family protein gives rise to the protein MGRVFHTYKNIDCVIHCAGLKSVSESSKSPLDYFDNNVNTISLLKIMAEVGVKNNL